The Chryseobacterium sp. 52 genome includes a region encoding these proteins:
- a CDS encoding sacsin N-terminal ATP-binding-like domain-containing protein has protein sequence MIKSIENGRKEDGNRSIADKIIKRLHDLQKTAQNNHGRWAWELLQNAKDSVADTNRLVSVKIILSNDKIEFLHNGSHFTEKDIRGLINQISSKEVEEGEISIRTGRFGTGFLTTHLLSKEVIIKGIVETEDDNYFLFNFLLNRNGKTTAQLIPNIENAWKEFHDSTEENEIENYDEDEFNTSFTYSLNTPEQQEIAKIGIDEFLTLIPYVLTFIPEIDQVEIIDQLKEETTSFQNDSKIIDGFKKITKIHNGEAPTLVRLLCATGENVSIAVRTVKKEDGTFEILSIKDIPKLFCDFPLIGTENFHFPIVVNSFDFNPQTERDGVWLMGEKDTEVLENKALLEQALILYQELINDIEKKQFKNIFNIAKTKTHLQMKTILMLHGTKILSKSPLGSFSLLNQLLS, from the coding sequence ATGATAAAATCAATTGAAAATGGGCGTAAAGAGGATGGCAATAGATCAATAGCAGACAAAATAATTAAAAGGCTCCATGATCTGCAAAAAACGGCACAAAACAATCATGGGCGCTGGGCTTGGGAACTCCTGCAAAATGCAAAAGACAGTGTAGCAGATACCAATAGATTGGTTTCCGTTAAAATTATCCTAAGCAATGATAAAATTGAATTTTTACATAATGGCTCTCACTTTACAGAGAAAGATATTCGCGGTTTGATAAACCAAATTTCATCAAAAGAAGTTGAAGAAGGAGAAATTAGTATCCGTACTGGCAGATTCGGAACAGGATTTCTTACAACCCATCTCCTTTCGAAAGAAGTTATTATAAAAGGTATTGTTGAAACAGAAGATGATAATTATTTTCTGTTTAATTTTTTATTAAATCGTAATGGGAAAACGACAGCTCAATTAATCCCTAATATTGAAAATGCATGGAAAGAATTTCACGATTCTACTGAAGAGAACGAAATTGAAAATTATGATGAAGATGAGTTTAACACATCATTTACCTATTCTTTAAATACACCAGAGCAACAGGAAATTGCGAAAATTGGTATCGATGAGTTTTTAACCTTAATACCATATGTACTAACTTTCATCCCGGAGATTGATCAAGTTGAGATAATTGATCAATTGAAAGAGGAAACAACCTCATTTCAAAATGATTCTAAAATTATAGACGGCTTTAAAAAAATAACCAAAATTCATAATGGTGAAGCGCCAACCCTAGTTAGACTATTATGTGCTACAGGCGAAAATGTTTCCATTGCCGTACGTACAGTCAAAAAAGAAGATGGCACGTTTGAAATATTAAGTATAAAAGACATACCTAAATTATTTTGTGATTTTCCATTGATAGGAACTGAGAACTTTCATTTTCCAATTGTAGTTAACAGCTTTGATTTTAATCCACAAACCGAAAGAGACGGTGTTTGGTTAATGGGAGAGAAAGATACTGAAGTTTTAGAAAATAAAGCTTTGTTGGAACAAGCATTGATCCTTTATCAGGAACTAATTAATGATATAGAAAAAAAACAGTTTAAAAACATTTTCAATATTGCAAAGACAAAAACCCATCTACAGATGAAGACTATTTTGATGCTACATGGTACAAAGATTCTATCCAAAAGCCCCTTAGGCAGTTTCTCTCTACTAAATCAATTGTTGAGTTAG